One uncultured Alphaproteobacteria bacterium genomic region harbors:
- a CDS encoding exported hypothetical protein (Evidence 5 : No homology to any previously reported sequences) has protein sequence MRAISICRTLALAGVGAVAVSGAARADFRDALLMPYAEAERAFALPDQSQRNDPFLTNIVDPGGLKVDYVIARFEPNSGPNRTYAIYARGTVRIDNTSFDARVPIAFGDLAIDSTDQYHQIATYCDRTMGYGRPLRTIDTKTLAEALKGGPYLIRPAIIPHYDAQKPCTPLPIPVTFDETHMQANILGGSVQVVTTPQSQGACDAVGKALVASAVTYHELAQRGAASAVSKRDVALRLSEAAVGLPPCPIP, from the coding sequence ATGCGAGCGATTTCGATTTGCCGGACCCTGGCGCTCGCCGGGGTCGGCGCGGTTGCGGTTTCGGGTGCGGCGCGGGCGGATTTCCGCGACGCGCTGCTGATGCCCTATGCGGAAGCCGAGCGCGCGTTCGCGCTGCCCGATCAATCCCAGCGCAACGACCCGTTTCTCACCAACATCGTCGATCCGGGCGGTCTCAAGGTGGACTACGTGATCGCCCGCTTCGAACCCAACTCCGGGCCGAACCGCACCTACGCGATCTACGCCCGCGGCACGGTGCGGATCGACAACACCAGCTTCGACGCGCGGGTGCCGATCGCCTTCGGCGATCTCGCGATCGATTCCACCGATCAGTACCACCAGATCGCCACCTATTGCGACCGCACCATGGGCTACGGGCGACCGCTGCGGACGATCGACACCAAGACCCTGGCCGAGGCGCTCAAGGGCGGCCCGTATCTGATCCGCCCGGCGATCATTCCGCACTACGACGCGCAGAAGCCCTGCACGCCGCTGCCGATCCCGGTGACCTTCGACGAGACCCACATGCAGGCCAACATCCTCGGCGGCTCGGTCCAGGTGGTGACGACGCCGCAGAGCCAGGGCGCGTGCGACGCGGTGGGCAAGGCGCTGGTCGCCTCGGCGGTGACCTATCACGAGTTGGCGCAGCGCGGCGCGGCTTCGGCGGTGAGCAAGCGCGACGTCGCGCTCCGCCTCAGCGAAGCGGCGGTCGGTCTGCCGCCCTGCCCGATCCCCTGA
- the recR gene encoding gap repair protein (Evidence 2a : Function of homologous gene experimentally demonstrated in an other organism; PubMedId : 11743007, 12769856, 1698765, 2674903; Product type cp : cell process) has protein sequence MSSIELERLVAVLAKLPGLGPRSARRAVLHLLRKRESLGAPLLRSLEEVLSRVKPCSVCGNYDTEDPCEICADPRRDDALLCVVPDVADVWALERTAAFRGRYHVLGGLLSPLDGVGPEELDFAGLLRRLDGRVQEVILALPATVDGQTTAHYAAERLEGSGVRLTAPAHGLPVGGELEFLDDGTIAAALRARRRLE, from the coding sequence ATGAGCAGCATCGAGCTTGAGCGATTGGTAGCGGTTTTGGCGAAGCTGCCGGGGCTGGGGCCGCGGTCGGCGCGGCGCGCGGTCCTGCATCTGCTGCGCAAGCGGGAGAGCCTGGGCGCGCCTTTGCTGCGCAGCCTGGAGGAAGTTCTGAGCCGGGTGAAGCCGTGCTCGGTGTGCGGCAACTACGACACCGAGGACCCGTGCGAGATCTGCGCCGATCCGCGGCGCGACGACGCGCTGCTGTGCGTGGTGCCCGACGTGGCGGACGTGTGGGCGCTGGAGCGCACCGCGGCGTTCCGCGGGCGCTATCACGTGCTCGGCGGCCTGCTCTCGCCGCTCGACGGCGTGGGGCCGGAGGAACTCGACTTCGCCGGGCTGCTGCGGCGGCTCGACGGCCGGGTGCAGGAGGTGATTTTGGCGCTGCCGGCGACGGTGGACGGGCAGACCACCGCGCATTATGCGGCGGAGCGGCTGGAGGGCTCGGGGGTGCGGCTGACCGCGCCCGCGCACGGGCTACCGGTGGGCGGAGAGCTGGAATTCCTCGACGACGGCACGATCGCCGCGGCGCTCCGGGCGCGGCGGCGGCTGGAGTAA
- a CDS encoding Multidrug resistance protein: protein MPELLKLALPTIAMRSGALIMVMVDVIMLGHHASDELAVYSLSQGPVSTLMLAALGLQMGVMIVTAQLFGAGCDARCGGVWRRGLPYALLTGGVVAVICAAGPQPFRWLGQEEHLAVGAAEVTRILGLGLPGYLGYLASGYFLEGLKRPWPATWLMLAANALNAALNAWWIGGGWGVEAMGAAGAAWATTVARWFLCIAAAAWVWNLSDHVRFRIREPAARDPAGAAQQRRLGYAAGLSIGFEAFGFSALNVMSGWFGAEALAAYAIGINILGTVFMVALGVGAATSVRVGHAVGRGDPADAEVAGWTGLGLDVLLVAPVSLAFAAAPLAFAGFYTDDPAVRAAAAALVLWMAAILPFDGAQAVMSNALRGWGETWAPSLLQGSAYLLVMMPAGWWLGSRMGFGVSGLFAAILGGSIVSSVLLCMRFRYLSRRGRNEILRESVPTPL from the coding sequence GTGCCCGAGCTCCTGAAGCTCGCCCTGCCGACCATCGCGATGCGTTCGGGCGCGCTGATCATGGTGATGGTCGACGTGATCATGCTCGGCCATCACGCGTCGGACGAACTGGCGGTCTACAGCCTCTCCCAGGGGCCGGTTTCGACCCTGATGCTCGCCGCCCTCGGGTTGCAGATGGGGGTGATGATCGTCACCGCGCAGCTCTTCGGCGCGGGGTGCGACGCCCGGTGCGGCGGCGTGTGGCGGCGCGGGCTGCCCTACGCGCTCCTTACCGGCGGGGTGGTGGCAGTGATCTGCGCCGCCGGGCCGCAGCCGTTCCGCTGGCTCGGGCAGGAGGAGCATCTCGCGGTCGGTGCGGCGGAGGTGACGCGGATTCTCGGCCTCGGCCTGCCCGGCTACCTCGGCTACCTCGCCTCCGGCTATTTCCTCGAGGGGCTGAAGCGCCCGTGGCCCGCCACCTGGCTGATGCTCGCCGCCAACGCCCTCAACGCCGCCCTCAACGCCTGGTGGATCGGCGGCGGTTGGGGGGTGGAGGCGATGGGCGCGGCGGGCGCGGCGTGGGCCACCACGGTGGCGCGCTGGTTCCTCTGCATCGCGGCGGCGGCGTGGGTGTGGAACCTTTCCGATCACGTGCGCTTCCGGATTCGCGAGCCCGCGGCGCGCGATCCGGCGGGCGCGGCGCAGCAGCGGCGGCTGGGCTACGCGGCGGGACTGTCGATCGGCTTCGAGGCGTTCGGCTTCTCCGCCCTCAACGTGATGTCGGGCTGGTTCGGGGCGGAGGCGCTCGCCGCCTATGCGATCGGCATCAACATCCTCGGCACGGTGTTCATGGTCGCCCTCGGCGTCGGCGCGGCCACCAGCGTGCGGGTCGGCCACGCGGTCGGGCGCGGCGATCCGGCCGACGCCGAGGTGGCGGGCTGGACCGGTCTCGGCCTCGACGTGCTGCTGGTGGCGCCGGTGTCGCTGGCGTTCGCGGCCGCGCCGCTGGCGTTCGCCGGATTCTACACCGACGATCCGGCGGTGCGCGCCGCCGCCGCCGCGCTGGTGCTGTGGATGGCGGCGATCCTGCCGTTCGACGGCGCCCAGGCGGTGATGTCGAACGCCCTGCGCGGCTGGGGCGAGACCTGGGCGCCCAGCCTGCTGCAGGGCAGCGCCTACCTGCTGGTGATGATGCCGGCGGGGTGGTGGCTCGGCAGCCGCATGGGATTCGGCGTGTCCGGGCTGTTCGCGGCGATCCTCGGCGGCAGCATCGTTTCGTCGGTGCTGCTGTGCATGCGGTTTCGTTACCTTTCGCGGCGCGGCCGTAACGAAATCTTGCGCGAGTCGGTGCCGACGCCGTTATGA
- the kdsB gene encoding 3-deoxy-manno-octulosonate cytidylyltransferase: MADLSPQALSDLAPIVMIPARMASTRLPDKPLADVLGQPMIVRVWRRAVAAQVGPVVVACAEPAIKAAVEAAGGVAVLTDPDHPSGSDRIFEALTRIDPEGRHRAVINVQGDLPTIDPALIRAALKPLIDNRADIGTLVAEIARDEEKTNPNVVKAVAAFDPADADPWPAARALYFSRATVPANPGPLYHHIGLYAYTRAALESFVRWPQGILEAREKLEQLRALEHGLSLWAVRVDTVPLGVDTLEDLERAREILAAERH, translated from the coding sequence ATGGCCGACCTTTCGCCCCAAGCCCTTTCCGACCTCGCGCCGATCGTGATGATCCCGGCGCGAATGGCCTCCACCCGCCTGCCCGACAAGCCGCTCGCCGACGTTCTCGGACAACCGATGATCGTGCGGGTGTGGCGGCGCGCGGTGGCGGCGCAGGTCGGCCCGGTGGTGGTGGCGTGCGCCGAGCCCGCGATCAAGGCGGCGGTGGAAGCGGCGGGCGGCGTCGCGGTGCTCACCGATCCCGACCACCCCTCGGGCTCGGACCGGATCTTCGAGGCGCTCACCAGGATCGACCCGGAAGGGCGGCACCGCGCCGTCATCAACGTTCAGGGCGACCTTCCGACCATCGACCCGGCGCTGATCCGCGCCGCGCTCAAACCGCTGATCGACAACCGCGCCGACATCGGCACCCTGGTGGCCGAGATCGCGCGCGACGAAGAGAAGACCAACCCCAACGTGGTGAAGGCGGTCGCCGCCTTCGACCCGGCCGACGCCGACCCCTGGCCCGCCGCCCGCGCGCTCTATTTCAGCCGCGCCACCGTGCCCGCCAACCCCGGCCCGCTCTACCACCACATCGGGCTTTACGCCTACACCCGCGCCGCGCTCGAAAGCTTCGTGCGCTGGCCGCAGGGCATCCTCGAAGCGCGCGAGAAGCTCGAACAGCTGCGCGCGCTGGAGCATGGCCTTTCGCTCTGGGCGGTGCGCGTTGACACCGTGCCGCTCGGTGTCGATACTCTCGAAGACCTTGAACGGGCGCGCGAAATTCTCGCCGCCGAACGCCACTGA
- a CDS encoding DNA polymerase III, gamma/tau subunits: MTADSPEPTQTPDQAYRVLARKYRPTRFEDLIGQEALVRTLRNAIAAKRLASAYILTGVRGIGKTTTARIIARAFTCTGADGTLTEPTAEPCGVCPNCRAIAEDRHVDVLEMDAASRTGVNDIREILDGVRYRPTSARAKIYIIDEVHMLSNAAFNALLKTLEEPPEHVKFIFATTEIRKVPVTVLSRCQRFDLRRVAAEELAAHFANIAKKEGAAIADEALRLIARAADGSVRDGLSLLDQAIAHGHGEVTGEQVRDMLGLADRGLTFDLFEAAMKGEAATALDLLARQYAMGADPSTIVADLLELSHWLTRVRVVPASADDPTLPEAERVRGRAMAETLSMAVLTRAWQILLKGLDEVRLAPNPLAAAEMVLIRLIYAADLPTPADALKALSGNPPPPRPPQGPGGPGGGGARMAINGGEAPTQPQFVAAPAQPQSAPTASAVILPASFEALVGFISEQRDLRLAAQLYQDVRLVAYEPGKIVYHPKPGMDRDFAHKLSHTLAALTGRPWAIVPTTDEEGQDTLQEQADAAERRREAEAAQNPLVQAVLKAFPDAAITRVRLTGAPLADAAPTDADTGETEE; this comes from the coding sequence GTGACCGCCGATAGTCCCGAACCCACCCAAACGCCGGATCAGGCCTACCGCGTGCTCGCGCGGAAATACCGCCCGACCCGCTTCGAGGACCTGATCGGCCAGGAAGCGTTGGTCCGCACCCTGCGCAACGCGATCGCGGCGAAGCGCCTCGCCTCCGCCTACATCCTTACCGGCGTGCGCGGCATCGGCAAGACCACCACCGCCCGCATCATCGCCCGCGCCTTCACCTGCACCGGCGCCGACGGCACCCTCACCGAGCCCACCGCCGAGCCCTGCGGCGTCTGCCCCAACTGCCGCGCGATCGCCGAGGACCGCCACGTCGACGTGCTGGAGATGGACGCCGCCTCGCGCACCGGCGTCAACGACATCCGCGAGATTCTCGACGGCGTGCGCTACCGCCCGACCTCGGCGCGCGCCAAGATCTACATCATCGACGAAGTCCACATGCTCTCGAACGCGGCGTTCAACGCGCTGCTGAAAACCCTCGAAGAGCCGCCCGAGCACGTGAAGTTCATCTTCGCCACCACCGAAATCCGCAAGGTGCCGGTGACGGTGCTGTCGCGCTGCCAGCGCTTCGACTTGCGCCGCGTCGCCGCCGAGGAACTCGCCGCCCACTTCGCCAACATCGCGAAGAAGGAAGGCGCCGCCATCGCCGACGAAGCGCTGCGTCTGATCGCGCGCGCCGCCGACGGCTCGGTGCGCGACGGCCTGTCGCTGCTCGACCAGGCGATCGCCCACGGCCACGGCGAGGTCACCGGCGAACAGGTGCGCGACATGCTCGGCCTCGCCGACCGCGGTCTCACCTTCGACCTGTTCGAGGCGGCGATGAAGGGCGAGGCGGCGACCGCCCTCGACCTCCTGGCGCGGCAGTACGCGATGGGCGCGGACCCGTCCACGATCGTCGCCGACCTGCTGGAGCTCAGCCACTGGCTGACGCGGGTGCGCGTCGTCCCCGCCTCGGCCGACGACCCCACCCTGCCCGAGGCCGAGCGGGTGCGCGGCCGCGCGATGGCGGAAACCCTGTCGATGGCGGTGCTCACCCGCGCCTGGCAGATCCTGCTCAAGGGGCTCGACGAGGTGCGCCTCGCCCCCAATCCGCTCGCCGCCGCCGAAATGGTGCTGATCCGCCTGATCTACGCCGCCGATTTGCCGACCCCGGCCGACGCCCTGAAGGCGCTCTCCGGCAATCCGCCGCCGCCGCGCCCGCCGCAGGGTCCGGGCGGACCGGGCGGCGGCGGCGCACGCATGGCGATCAACGGCGGCGAGGCTCCGACGCAGCCGCAGTTCGTCGCCGCGCCCGCCCAGCCGCAGAGCGCCCCCACCGCCAGCGCGGTGATCCTGCCCGCCAGCTTCGAGGCGCTCGTCGGCTTCATTTCCGAACAGCGCGACCTGCGCCTCGCCGCGCAGCTCTATCAGGACGTCCGGCTGGTCGCCTACGAACCGGGCAAGATCGTCTACCACCCCAAGCCGGGCATGGACCGCGACTTCGCGCACAAGCTCAGCCACACCCTCGCCGCCCTCACCGGCCGCCCGTGGGCGATCGTCCCCACCACCGACGAGGAAGGCCAGGACACCCTCCAGGAGCAGGCCGACGCCGCCGAACGCCGCCGCGAGGCGGAAGCCGCGCAGAACCCGCTGGTCCAGGCCGTGCTCAAGGCCTTCCCCGACGCCGCCATCACCCGCGTCCGCCTCACCGGCGCGCCGCTCGCCGACGCCGCCCCGACGGATGCCGACACCGGAGAGACCGAAGAATGA
- a CDS encoding TRAP transporter solute receptor: MRDAETATTEAPPQAGRLSRRAALGFGAAALAGFAAPAALAQPVRFFRIAAGPIGGTMFPAAGWIAQAISNPPGSRPCERYGSCGVPGLIAMAQSTEGSIANIEALRAGTIDAALAYAATAHDARVGAGAFKTPFSGLCAVASLAPELVHVLVRRGGPIRTIGDLKGRRVAVGVEADGPAGVAEAVLKAHGIGPKRYRAIALNPDAAAGALASGEIDAMVFLARPPAAVARQMIADHGGVLLPLDPERMRAAIHTDPYLFVAAIPTDAYGAAAPAPTLATLPVLLVRADLDSALVAAMSRALWLAVKDAEGDHPLDRQSFAAAQIGRRGVPLHPAAQTFRDELLKTGG, from the coding sequence ATGCGCGACGCCGAGACAGCGACGACCGAGGCACCTCCCCAGGCCGGGCGGTTGTCCCGCCGCGCGGCGCTCGGCTTCGGCGCGGCGGCGCTCGCGGGGTTCGCCGCGCCCGCGGCGCTGGCGCAGCCGGTGCGGTTCTTCCGCATCGCCGCCGGGCCGATCGGCGGCACGATGTTCCCCGCCGCCGGGTGGATCGCCCAGGCGATCAGCAATCCGCCCGGCTCGCGCCCGTGCGAGCGCTACGGCAGCTGCGGGGTGCCGGGGTTGATCGCGATGGCGCAGTCGACCGAGGGCAGCATCGCCAACATCGAGGCCCTGCGCGCGGGAACCATCGACGCCGCGCTCGCCTACGCCGCCACCGCCCACGACGCGCGCGTCGGCGCGGGCGCGTTCAAGACGCCGTTTTCCGGCCTCTGCGCGGTCGCCTCGCTCGCGCCCGAGCTGGTCCACGTGCTGGTGCGGCGCGGCGGCCCGATCCGGACGATCGGCGATCTCAAGGGGCGGCGCGTCGCCGTCGGCGTCGAGGCGGACGGTCCGGCGGGCGTGGCCGAGGCGGTGCTGAAGGCCCACGGCATCGGCCCCAAGCGTTATCGCGCCATCGCCCTCAATCCCGACGCGGCGGCGGGCGCCCTGGCGTCCGGCGAGATCGACGCGATGGTGTTCCTCGCCCGTCCGCCCGCGGCGGTGGCGCGGCAGATGATCGCCGACCACGGCGGTGTCCTCCTGCCGCTCGACCCGGAGCGGATGCGGGCGGCGATCCACACCGATCCCTACCTGTTCGTCGCGGCGATTCCCACCGACGCCTACGGCGCCGCCGCGCCCGCGCCGACCCTCGCGACCCTGCCGGTGCTGCTGGTGCGGGCGGATCTCGACTCCGCCCTGGTCGCGGCGATGAGCCGCGCCCTGTGGCTCGCGGTCAAGGATGCCGAGGGCGACCACCCGCTCGACCGGCAGAGCTTCGCCGCCGCGCAGATCGGCCGCCGCGGCGTGCCGCTGCATCCGGCGGCGCAGACGTTCCGCGACGAGTTGCTGAAAACCGGCGGATGA
- the ybaB gene encoding conserved hypothetical protein (Evidence 4 : Homologs of previously reported genes of unknown function; PubMedId : 15322138, 1698765, 2674903) codes for MKNLGSLMKQAQQMQARMTELQQKLADSEYAGQAAGGMVTVTLNGKGELKGVKIDKSLVNPEETEILEDLILAAHNDAKAKAEAANAEEMKALTGGLKLPPGMSLPF; via the coding sequence ATGAAGAACCTCGGCAGCCTGATGAAGCAGGCGCAGCAGATGCAGGCCCGCATGACCGAACTCCAGCAGAAGCTCGCCGACAGCGAGTACGCGGGACAGGCGGCGGGCGGCATGGTCACCGTCACCCTGAACGGCAAGGGCGAACTCAAGGGCGTCAAGATCGACAAGTCCCTGGTCAACCCCGAGGAGACCGAAATCCTCGAAGACCTGATCCTCGCCGCCCACAACGACGCCAAGGCCAAGGCCGAAGCCGCCAACGCCGAGGAAATGAAGGCCCTCACCGGCGGCCTCAAGCTCCCGCCCGGCATGAGCCTGCCGTTCTGA
- a CDS encoding Prephenate dehydratase → MYEEIAKKYEGGRIAFQGFPGAYSQIACARVFPEMQALPCTTFEDAFVAVADGEAQLAMIPVDNSVAGRVADVHHLLPNSSLYIIGEQYEEVHHHLLAVKGATLDSIRRVRSHVHAISQCRKLIRAMKLTPLVTADTSGAAAEVAKLGDPTEAAIASSLAAEIHGLVSLMTNVEDAAYNTTRFLIMAKEPMPQPEDDGTVVTSFIFRVRNVPAALYKAMGGFATNGVNMTKLESYQIGGAFVATQFFAEIEGHPDSRPVRLALDELKFFTEELRVLGCFSAPPFRFANRRARAQAE, encoded by the coding sequence ATGTACGAAGAGATCGCGAAGAAATACGAAGGCGGCCGGATCGCCTTCCAGGGCTTCCCCGGCGCCTATTCGCAGATCGCCTGCGCGCGGGTGTTCCCCGAAATGCAGGCGCTGCCCTGCACCACCTTCGAAGATGCGTTCGTCGCGGTCGCCGACGGCGAGGCCCAGCTCGCGATGATCCCGGTCGACAACTCGGTGGCGGGACGGGTGGCCGACGTCCACCACCTGTTGCCGAACTCCAGCCTCTACATCATCGGCGAGCAATACGAGGAGGTGCACCACCACCTGCTGGCGGTGAAGGGCGCGACCCTCGATTCGATCCGCCGGGTGCGCAGCCACGTCCACGCGATCTCGCAATGCCGCAAGCTGATCCGCGCGATGAAGCTCACCCCGCTGGTCACCGCCGACACCTCGGGCGCCGCCGCCGAGGTGGCGAAGCTGGGCGACCCCACGGAAGCCGCGATCGCCTCGTCGCTGGCGGCGGAGATCCACGGCCTGGTGTCGCTGATGACCAACGTCGAGGACGCCGCCTACAACACCACCCGCTTCCTGATCATGGCGAAGGAGCCGATGCCCCAGCCCGAGGACGACGGCACCGTGGTGACGAGCTTCATCTTCCGGGTGCGCAACGTGCCCGCCGCGCTCTACAAGGCGATGGGCGGTTTCGCCACCAACGGCGTGAACATGACCAAGCTCGAGAGCTACCAGATCGGCGGCGCGTTCGTGGCCACCCAGTTCTTCGCCGAGATCGAGGGGCACCCGGATTCGCGCCCGGTGCGCCTCGCGCTCGACGAGCTCAAGTTCTTCACCGAGGAGCTGCGCGTCCTCGGCTGCTTTTCGGCACCGCCGTTCCGCTTCGCCAACCGTCGCGCCCGCGCGCAAGCGGAGTGA
- a CDS encoding Cytochrome c, with translation MLRAIGNGAAGVVLALVVIVGVNVYGGLLVPVGAPERIAKIEGLASAGGAPEQELSFPELLQQASADDGRKVAKKCVSCHTFEPGQPAKVGPNLAGTVGRDKASKPGFAYSAALTGLPGNWSYEDLNTFLTKPAAFAPGTKMTFAGLPKAKDRAAVIAYLASLTDNPPPKPKP, from the coding sequence ATGTTGAGGGCAATCGGCAACGGAGCGGCGGGCGTGGTTCTGGCGCTCGTCGTGATTGTGGGGGTGAACGTCTACGGCGGCCTGCTGGTGCCGGTCGGCGCGCCGGAGCGGATCGCCAAGATCGAGGGTCTCGCCTCGGCGGGCGGCGCGCCCGAACAGGAACTGAGCTTCCCCGAGCTTCTGCAGCAGGCTTCCGCCGACGACGGCCGGAAGGTCGCGAAGAAGTGCGTGTCGTGCCACACCTTCGAGCCGGGCCAGCCCGCCAAGGTCGGGCCGAACCTCGCGGGTACCGTCGGCCGCGACAAGGCGTCGAAGCCGGGCTTCGCCTATTCCGCGGCGCTCACCGGCCTGCCGGGCAACTGGAGCTACGAGGACCTCAACACCTTCCTCACCAAGCCCGCCGCGTTCGCGCCCGGTACCAAGATGACCTTCGCCGGTCTGCCCAAGGCGAAGGACCGCGCCGCGGTGATCGCCTACCTCGCCTCGCTCACCGACAACCCGCCGCCGAAGCCGAAGCCCTGA
- a CDS encoding Transcriptional regulator (fragment) has product MPNKLSPVEALDLWQRVSVASVRQDAPDLSARQLALLLTVYLTPPPHTVRGLAELLMISKPAVTRAVDRLSELGMVKRKVDDKDRRSVLIQRTVKGSVFLREFGDTIVAASGDNSE; this is encoded by the coding sequence ATGCCCAACAAACTCTCTCCCGTCGAAGCTCTGGATCTCTGGCAGAGGGTCAGCGTCGCGAGCGTCCGCCAGGACGCGCCCGACCTCTCGGCCCGCCAGCTCGCGCTCTTGCTCACCGTCTACCTGACGCCGCCGCCGCACACCGTGCGCGGCCTCGCCGAACTGCTGATGATTTCGAAGCCCGCGGTCACCCGCGCGGTTGACCGGCTTTCGGAGCTCGGCATGGTCAAGCGCAAGGTCGACGACAAGGACCGCCGCAGCGTGCTGATCCAGCGCACCGTCAAGGGTTCGGTGTTCCTGAGGGAGTTCGGCGACACCATCGTCGCCGCCAGCGGCGACAACTCCGAATGA